The DNA sequence gttatcttgggctttaggacagtgattgacatttttcacaattttctgacattttatagactaaacaactaatcaattaattgagagaataatcgacagattagtCTATAATAAGAATAATCGTTAGTGGCAGCCCTACTTGAACGGAACTTTAAATTCAGCCAATATGGCAAATGTTTCATGTACATATATGATCCCTCTGAGCTGTTATGAAACTTAGCCTATAGCTTCCACTCAGTCATGTGATAGTTTGGATGCCATCAATGCCGACAGATAAATTCAACAGCTGCAAGGGGCCTCAGCCTGTTTTGTCAAAGGAGTCAGTGCTGCTTCCACCCACAGTAACCCATTTGTTTTCTACATAAACAATTTCCTAATGTCATACATCTGGGCTTATCTGGAAAGTATACATTCAATATATCCAATGTGGGAATGTACGAAGATCACCAAATCTGTGTGACTTCAAATCTGGCAACATCTGCTCAATGCATTTCAATTTATCAAAGCCCAGACAGTGTATATGTATTGAACTGTGTTGCTAATTTGTGTTTTAAGAATCAGCACTTTCTGTTTGCTGATATTGACATTGTGTATAGACATAAACAATATCCACTTGTGAGACAATAaaaatctgaactgaactgacGCCAGGAACTTAATGCTTGAACATCATTAAGTAACTGAGTGTGGGTAAAATCTCTACTGCATTTACACCCCACTTTGTCTCCTCTGCACTTTCATAAGATTTGAGTGTAATTTtaatacatgagaggcacaaactgaggctagaCCCCAATAATCCACTGTCAAAAGGCAGCAGGCACAGCAGTGCATTCTGCTGGTCTTTCCAAAGCTAATTAATTCATCACTGACAATTGATTTAGATGCATTTTTCCACTACAGGCTGCTTTTACACTactactgtatttactgtacacaAAAGAGTTACCAGCAGCATCCCAAGCCCCTGTTCTCAGTTGAATTTAAATGGACAGGCTGCAGGAAATATAATCAGTTTAATGTAAGCTCTATACCTTACAGCACCGCATGAGCTGGCATCATGCAACGCAACGAATCTCTTATCAGACAGATTTAAGCTGATCACTGCACTGTACAAACAGTCACTAAAACACACTGTTCCTCATGCCCACTCTTCTTGCTGCACTTGAAGTAGTACAAAGAAGGTTTCGAATTTCACAAAGCATGATTTTCACTGGGCTGAAGGCTACCATCCCCCATGACTGCAAACCAAGCTGGCTGGAATAGACCCCAGCCTCTCTCCTGCATTCTTAGTGGGGAAAATTGAATCACGTCGCGCCGATGCCAGTGGTTTGCATAAATCATACTGTACCAAACTGAAActctaaaaccaaaaacaacgAATAACACACATGAAATACTATTTCAGCGGCGTGTTTCTGTAACGTTGGATCATTTGTGGGACAATGCAAATATTTGCTCTCCGGGTTTCTCACCAACATGATATTCCTCAGACTGAATATGTCAAGACGCTGCTGCCGGTGTTTCGTTTTAACGAGTGACCGTGTTAATTGGTGACTTTCAGACGACTGCGTCCGTGGTTGCTAGTAGTGACGGCAGCTGTCGAAATGAAATTTAATGTTcaatatagtatatatagtcgcctggtcatttttttcttacattaaaAGGTGTCGCTAACAAGAAGCATTCACATTTCTTAAACTTACTTATAATGTGGGGAAAAATATTGGCAGCTGGCGTCTAATGAGGAATTTGACATTATACAGGTTAAATGGTTGAATATGTGCCACTTTCTGATTGAGGATAACGGTATAAAATCCCAATATAGGCTATAGCTGCACTGCCTGCTTATATGCTGCGGTTTGTTTCccacattataaaaaaaacgAGATGTGAATGCTTGTTGTGCACAATTTAACTTACGTCAATGGTTAGCGTAGATATTAAACACAGACGTATTTAAAATTGATTCAAGtataattaaatgtttgtgctttcaatAGCTGCAATCACTACGAGCAACCACGACGCATTGGGCTgaaagtcaccagttaacaGGGTCACTCTTTAAACCGAAACACCGGAGCTCATGCAGATGTGCAGGCTTGCAATGTAGGAACCCTTCAGTCAGTCCCgtttcaaataaatgtactCTACTTTTAAAGGTTTTTGAGTACTTTGGAGTCAGAGCGCCGCTGCCACATTTTTCACCTGTGTGGTGGGTTAATGTACAGTCAGTGATGGCCAAGCAGGGTTGAATTACCGACCATTATTAGTCAGCCAGCTCCAGTTTAAGTGTAATGTTACTACACGGTGACTGACTCGGTTTTCAGGCAGTTATTTGCTGCTGTGGTGAGATGTAATATATTGAAAGTAACGTTACTGAAGTCAAATTttcaagtgagaaaaaaaaacgtacGTGTGTGTGCCAGACGTACAAAGTGTTCAAAAGAAAAATTACCTGATACGTTTGTTGAATCcttcttattttctctccatCCTCACTGCGCTGCGGAGCATGCCACCGTGTCCAAGAATTTAAATCCCCGGGTCGGATCCATGATTGTACTGTCTCTGATATCAAATGTACTCCTGCTGGAAGAGGCGGCGGCGGAGAGGACTCCaggcacttttttttccaaagggACTCTCTTGGTAGATGAAATTGGCATTAAACCTTGTCCGGTTAAGCTAACGGCGGGTTtcgtaacaaaaaaaaatatccgTCAGTTTTACCCATATGAAGGGAAAATGTTCTTTTCCACCGTAACGAGTTAGAAATCGTGTTTAATCGCAAGAAAATGTCCCCGTTATAATCAGAGATAATGGTACGTACCACTCTATTGTTGGGGCGCGAGAAAGCGTCCCGTGCAACTGCGCTGCTCGTGGGAGGCTCGCTGTGGATAACGTGCGCGCGCGCGGTATTGGCTGGTTATCTCAAACCGTCACGTCGTGCTGTCCAATCGATTACAGGCAACGATGTCTATTTGAGTTCTCCAACCCTCACTGTACATAGAAAATCAGACAATCACACAATCGATCTCCTGCATCAAtttgattgtattgtattgacTTTAATATAAATGAAGGTTACAAAATCTCATTTTGTACTCATTATTGCGCATAAATCACGTCATATGTTAAAACTGTACACCCTTACTATTCAGTACAAGGATAATATGACCACATAGGAGACTAGCGTTGTGTAGGGCTGGTTATTTTCTGTGAAttgttttctcgattaatcgttaAATCATGACAAAATTGTGGGAAAATATGTGTATTTCATAGGTGGAGATATCTTCACAATGCATGTTTTGTTAGACCTTGAGTCCAGAGCCCAAAAGATATTAGATTTACAATGATATTAAAACAAATTGAGAGGGTGCACCCAGAGAAAACGTTTggaatttatgtttttaaaaaatgattaaacttgtaatcgattatcagaatagtaGCTTAgctaattttctgtcattgtattaAACCATCAACCGATTAATTTCGCTTTAAAAGTTGTATTATTGCGGTTTGTTTCCACTATACTACTACTTTATCCTTATTTGATATGATTCACCCTAACGCCATGCTCTCATACTTTCaattaatctataaaataaaacaaccatattttgtcattcattCACCTTAATCATTACCAAATATCCAATATCGCATTTGCTCATTAAGTCAGTTTCCCATACAACAATCAATCTTTTCTATATACTATATTGATGTAAAGCTCATTTTTGGTAGATTTCTTTTATATCAATCGAAtctcagtttttatgctaaatTCACCTGATCACAGTtaacagtctgtctgtctgcaaagAGAAATTATGACTCAGACATTACCATTAAAAGGAGAACCGTGCATGTGTTGGTGTATGTGAGAGCTGAAGAGAGGCTTCACGCAATAAGCAGCGTTTGTTGAATCACTGAGCTGTAAGCTATAGTTGTTCATGAATCAATCAACAAATATGGGTGTATTGACCGACTACATCACTATGTGCTACGTTGACAGAATAAACCAATAcattaaatattgaaataacACTGCTACGTTGATAGTCTACTGAATCAACTGGCAGAGTCAATCACTTTACATGCTATGTTAACAGACATACTATACAGCACATAGGGAATAGAAAGAAAACTAAAtaccaataaaaataataaagaataataaaataatgaataaaataaataaatatgtgaaataaatacaacagaataattaaagatattaaaaaaatacacacaataacaGTTTTTACGGCCTTTTTATTAGTGCATGATTTAATAGTCTGTAAGTGCTGCCCACATTCTTCATGAAAAACggaagagaattttttttttgtaaacttgATTATGAAACTCAGCTAAGATAATGAGACTGATGATGTACACTTGTTTCTCGTGCTTTCTCTTGTAGCTTAAAAAAGCAGAACATGTTTATACAATAAGGCAAAATCAGccataaatgtaacattaatgAACTTAGAAACCTCTCGCCACAGGCTTTTAGTATGGTAACAATGCCTAGATAAGTGAGGCATAGTTGTGTGCAGAGCAAAATTAACACAATACATTCATATCATTctaaaatctattaaaaaatgttttacagggTATATTTCGTGTATAAGCTTAAAGGTCACTGTCTTTATCTTCCTGGTGATTACATATATGTAAGGCAACAGCCAAACCTCCTGCCAGGACTGACGGTCCTGAAGATGAAACCGAAAGATGAAGCTTCCATTTTTGTCATAATGGAAGTACAGGTGTTATATCGAAGTATTTTCCCCCTCAAATAATATTCCCCTCCTGTTAGAAGTGTCTTTAATCAAGCAGATTTAATATCcagaataaaactttataagttttttttttcgtttgtttgtttgtttttgttgtttaaagcCATGACGCTACACACTCCGATACTGTAGGTGGCGGTATGCACCTTTAACGTTGGTTTATAGTCCGTCAAAGAAGAAGTAagaaccaaagaagaagaagaagttgacTCGTGTTTTCTGCAGCACCACCAGGTTATTGTTATGGTTAGGCATAGCAGAGCTAATTGGTTGGGTTTAAGGTAAACTTGGGGTCAGGTTAAGCAACCCAGAAGACAACTGGTTGGTGTTTAGGGAGATTGACCGCAGGTTAAAGTTGGGGGAAACACATATCGTCAGGGGAACAGACTTCAACACGACACCGGCCTCCTGCTTCCGCCGAATTCACAACATACAGCATGTCTGCCGCCGTAAGCTCCCTCGTCTCGTACGGTAGCAATTCAGATTCAGAAGATGAGTCGGAATCTAATACCGATACCGAGAAAGTGGACCCGATGAATCCGGACGCCACGGCTCACCTTAAACCTTTGCAGTCTGGACACACGATGTCTGTGGCTGTTCTCAATTCTGCTCCGGAGGTCGCCGTTAAGGTAAGCTaaccaagctaacgctagcttaccgttacagttatatttttacagttagATCGTGTTGTTCGTACTGTACTGTTGTATAGCACTGCAGCCAATATCAGTTGTTAACAGTAATGCATAATAAATACTTATTTTGTGTGTAATGGTACCCATTTGTTGCCAACGTCACCAAATAATAGTGCTAATTGTTAGCGGGAAGCACCGAGTGACGAGCAGGAAAGTGTCGCATGTTTGTCTAACTTAACAGTTACATGTCAAAGAATAACTGCTATTCGTTTagaaattattacattatcgAGGCCTTTGTTTCTCGTAAATAGATAACAAATACATCACAGTATGAGCGCATTGGTGTTGTGTTGCTTTTCAAACCACTAATAATGTACATCCTCATGATAGGAGGCTGTTGAGACCGGCGTACATCtggacccttcgttgaaagaaGTTGCTTATAACCCAACATATGAAACCATGTTTGCGCCAGAGGTAAGTTTTAGATGAAGTTAATGTAATGTACAGCTGGGTCCAATATATAGTATAATACATGATAGAGCTTAAATGTTTCCATATCTTGACAATTAAGtcattgtttcagttatttttcaagcaaaaataccaaacatcttctgtttccagcttctcaaatttaaaattttctgCCTTTCTCTGTTACATGAGATAGTAAagtgtctttgggttttggttgGTTGGACAAAGCAAGCAATCTATTCTTACTTTGTCACAAATGGtcattttacactattttcttgcatttttaaAGAAGACGTCTCTAAAtgattggctttttttttttttttttttttttttaactatttttacatttgttggacaaaatgattaattgaataCTACTAGATATTAAAGGACACACTGTCTATTTTAATATAGTAATACAGTGTGTAGATGTTGTCTCTTTTTCATGTTGAAGGCTTATATGAATGAACCACTTAATGCCTCTGCTTGATTGGCCTTCATATTCACATTGCTAATAATCATCATAATCTGAAGCATTACTCGTGTAAGTagtgtaatgtccccaaaataTCATCACATTGTTGCTATGAAGTTAGCTCCTCATAAAGTATGTTTATGTCCAAACCACCCAGCTCCAATGTAACAGCTGTTAGATAATtacaatgtttattattatgaagtCAAGCTTATTAGTTGTCACTATTCCTGGgtaatactgtattttgttttttccccttgttATCACCTTGAGTGTCCTTATCTATTTTGTTTGGTgatttacagtatgtcattTGGCTGCTATAACACCATACTTTTCCATCGGGATTTATAATGTGATGTGTTTATCTGTCAGTCTATAGTTACATTACTTATCATGTCTTGTTGTTATCAATGTGATGCCAATTATATTATAATTGAACAGAAGGAGCATACAAAAAGAGTCGCTCCCTGGGAGTGTCCAAAGTTATACTAACTGAAAGTTTAACTtcagtattattaatatttttgtgttgtttcccTTTAGTTTGGGCCCGTAAACCCATTTAAAACCCAGCAGATGGCTGCCCCCAGGAACATGTTATCTGGCTACGCAGAACCTGCTCACGTCAACGACTTTATGTTTGAACAGCAAAGGAGGACCTTCTCAACCTATGGTAGGCTGTTCTGTGACCTCTGAAATGGGGCTGATTGATGTGATCAATTTATTGACTCTGTTTAAATTTGAATGTGTTTAACAACTCTCTCAACTCTGCTAATAGGTTATGCTTTAGATCCATCTGTTGACACACACGAAGTAACCACTAGTAGCTACATTGGTGCAGTGGATGAGGCTGAGAAAAATAAAGgtaatcattaataataattaatatctAATGTCTTTGTCTTCATCTGACTGTATGAATCAGACTTTATTTAGTGTGTCTAATGCTATATGAAGTATTGTTTAAGGGAAAATAGAAAGCAAGAAAGAACTACAGTGTCTTATGGCTCTTCCTCCAGGACTAACTGTGTTTGAGAGCGGACATAAGAAgtcagagaaaaggaaaaagatcaAAGGTGGAGATGCAGCAGAGATTGACAACTTCCTTGGGCCGTGGGCGAAATATATAGATGAGAAAGATGTGGCCAAACCATCAGAGGTAATGCTTTGTTtatcatataatataaaaacattctgCCTGAGTGTTTGAGATTGCCATTATTTCACATAATCAATGTACTTCTGTCCTCTGTCCCTTTGATAGTAAGGCAAGAAACGCAGCATTTTCTACTTTTTGACAATAAGGATTAGTGCTGTAGGTCAAATACACTGGCTCTCTGCAACAGTTTCAATTTATGGTCAATGGACTTTTTTGGACCTTTTTAAATCACCAGAATAAGTGTCTTTATACTTATACCTCATCAGCATTTATGGCAATAGAAACTGTAATATAAGTGTTCATTCACTGATGGCCTCTGCCTGCACATTTTCCAATATATAAACCTTTTTGAGTATGGAACAATGGAGCCAGAAGAACTAAACTAGGAACTAAAAGTCCCTTTTGCGCTTCAACCACCATGAATTCAATGATGGattaaaaaccaaacaaaagcGTTTGAAACACAATTTTCACAGGAGAAAACAACCCGTGGTttcttgtatttattgttgcatGACTCTGCtgttaaaaaagacaaaggtAGAAGTggttaaagaaactgaaaaccctgtctgtctccacagtagGCAACTTGCTGagtttttgtttctgctttagaacataactgcCATGAAACTATCagcaaagttttatttctctcctaCGCTTGCTTCGATAGCTCACCGCCTCTCATTGTCTCACTATCTCACTTGACCGCATTTCCCTCTCTCCCACATGCTCTCAGACTTGATGTAAAAATTAGTTGGGAAATGTCCACATCCCGTCCTAATATCAATAGTAGTTGTACCAAGTACTTGTTTTATAAGTCAGTACATAAATTATGGTTTCTGCAGTGTCTTTGTTTGAAATCTGTGCTAAAGTTCACAAACCTTTAGAAAGCATTAccgccactttttttttttacacctggAACTATTGTACAGGAACAAGATTAAGTCCCTGGTTCTTCCAGTCTAGACACAGGTTTAGTTcctcaaaatgtttttggtcCTCTGACATATCTAATAGCATAAAACAATTCACCTGCAGTACGTTGGTTAATCCTCGGttgtgattaattttattttataggaTGAGCAGAAGGAGCTGGATGAGATCACAGCCAAAAGGCAGAAGAAGGGAAGGAATGAAGAAGATGCTCCAGCAGAAGAGAAGACTATTCTCCATGGTACAGTGGGCCCTTTGACAACAAGAAATGATTAGTTAGCTTTAACTTTAGATCACAATTTATATGGTGAATTGAGATTTACCGTGGAACAAATGAGTGTCCAGTTGTGATCGTGTTTAAGACTCTTTTCTCTGGAGCTACAGTTTGGCTGGTCAAGTAATTAACCCCACAAAAAGTTTCTGGGCAGCCATGAGCCCGTTctcctttaaaaacatgtatcaAAATGGTGCAGGATTTTGACATgatgtctctttgtctctttttgttcttcCTCTAGTTAAAGACATGTATGATTACCAGGGCAGGTCCTACCTCCACGTCCCTCAGGATGTGGGCATCAACCTGCGTTCTGCAGAAGCCCCAGACAAGTGTTACCTGCCTAAGAAACAGATCCATGTTTGGTCAGGACACACCAAGGTCAGTAGGAAAAAAACATAGATCATTGTCGTGTCTTTAAGTAcatcagtgtcattttatttaccaggagaaaaaaacccttgcagttataaatgttcaatgcagtttgtgtttatgGTAAGCTCTagtatttcagtgtgttgtttaaaataattcagtgtgtgtgtgtgtgcgtatgttcATTGATAGGAAATTCCATTATGCAGTTCAGTAAAAACCTCCTGGGtacttaaaatgataaaatgataacaTAGCCGTGTACGAGCTGCTTGTCTCTAACATATCTGAGATTGTTCTCTCATTCAAAACACCGTCTTtataattcaaatataaaaGCAAACACTCGGTTATTCAATAAAAGATCTGATTCAAGCCTCAGAACTGCCGGTGTGCTtcagggagagagaaaacactcaaGTTTTAAATTGGCTTCTATACACTTTCTGCGGGAAGTTACAGCCCTCAGAGCCTAATTTGAAGTACAAAGAGGTTTGAAAAGATAATAAGCGCGTGGAAGTGCTGATGTAGATAATAGATGGAGGATGACCCATATGGTGTCACCAAagttttgagactttttttttggaaaagttTGGTAACATGAAGAAAGTGGTTTTTATGTCAATTTTTATGACTGTTGCAGTGGCAGCATTGTCTGCACACACTATCTGTAGTGCTTGCATTATGATTCAGCTGATGTCTCCCTTTTAAACTGATTTAATATTGATAGCCTGTTCAAACTGTCCATAATATGTGTCCAAAATTAAGTCAACAGCATGAACATACACACTGCATTATATATGGAAAACTGAGGTGTAGTGCAGCTTTTAACTTAAGATTTAGCTATGCCCTTGACTCCTTTTGTCTAGAGTAATTACAACACTAGAGTAAAACTAATACCAATTGAAGATGGTACTGGAATACACATGATAAGAAGACATGGTTAAATACATATTCATTTCTCATCTATCCGTATATTTTCCAGGGTGTCAGTGCTATCCGTCTGTTTCCAAGCTCTGGTCATCTACTGCTCTCCAGCTCCATGGACTGCAAGATCAAGGTAATAAGCATAACTGGGTGccataaaaacatcacagacattAATAATTTCCCCTATTTATCATTtctaagcagtatataaacaatgaaaacatggtTTATAACAGACTACagtgtagttgtaagcagataaaaggaaatttgtatttgtcaacaatcaTAACTTCTGctatgaatatattttatatcattacaactgtgttttactatactgtcattcattatctgtttatatatcAGTATCCAGTagacaaatacatgaataaacacttatatctgcttacaaatGCATTAAACATTATATTACAAACTTTTATTagctgtttatatactgcttataaatgctaaatgggGGGACTTAAATTGAAGTGTTAGACATTTGCTAGCTTGTGTATACTGTCATGATCACCACTAAATGCAAAGAGTACTTTAAATAACAAACTCACCATTTTGCCTGTGTGATCACACACATTCTGGCTTAATTTAATGCCGTGGCGGAGCACAGTGGTGTCACAAATCTGtattcactgtgtgttttaatcCTCTTCTCTCCACAGCTGTGGGAGGTGTACGGCGAGAGGAGGTGTATACGAACATTTATTGGTAAGTGAGCACACATCTCATTAAACATCCCCATTCAAAATAAATGCTGATAATTCATTATAAGATAATCAGCATGAAATTGTGAAAGgatattttcccaaaatgttttaaaattttataaacaacAATGCATCGTCAGCAAACATGCTGACATGAAATATGCTTGATGTCTGAAATGCACCCCGCCTATTGGGAAATAGACAGCAGTGACAAACTGTGAGGTCAGCAGTACTGAAACACTAATGACATGTCTGTTGACCATTtggggaaagtgtgtgtgtgtgtttcgtttttttcttctcatttagAGATGGGGTCTGGGGTATTTAGGGTAATGCATGCAGGTCAGTTTTACACTCTTCCCAGAGAAAGCACACTGTCAGAATAGAGATTGTTTGCAGCTGTGGTTCTGCTTGTCAGCTCCTTCACCGAATATGCATAATTCAGCAGCCCAGGGGCTGAAGTGAGCAGGGGGCAAGGGAGGGCAGAAGACACGGAGGGGAGTGGGCGCACATGAAGCGAGAACACAGTTTAGGAGTGGATAAACTAGAGTGAGATGTTCATGACTAGGAGAAGAAGCAGAGCcgcagatgatgatgatgatgatattcatcattttttaattaggGGAGTGTTAAAAATATATGGCTGTGTTGTAGAGAGATATATTAGGGTTTCactttgttgttgctgctgtctctGCTCCTACATCTGCTGCCTGGTATATTCATTATTTCAACACCATTAATAAAGgatgttttctgttctttttatcTTTCCCAGGggtgtttaaattttatttatttgttttcttatttatatGGATGACTAAGATCTTTAGaacctttttgttttatcttcactgcttttccattttttaaatctcttgATTCGTTTTCCTCCTACTTAATAGAagagttttatatttattgtcatCTTGAATGCCAAATCAAACCTAAATTTGTCAGACTGTTGTGTGTTATCTTTAATTAACCTATGCACTGTACGTGCATGTAGCTTGTCAAAACCACCAAGCACGAGGGAACAGTTAAGAATATATTAGACTTAGgggtgtgtatgagtgagtaTGCATATCATTacacatgtattttcatgtttggaTGCAGTCTCGGACAAAGGGTATATTTGATTACATGCGTGCCCTGCTCTCGCTAGTTGGTGTATCTGTGTGTTCCTGCGTGcgcagacacactcacacaccatcAAGGCTTTCTGCAGCGGCGGCATCGCCTTTGGTCTGCCAGCAAGCCGTGTAAGAGCAAGCAAGCACGGAGACGCTTAGCCTCAGTGGGCTCTGTTATCGCCGTGGAAACAGTGTAGTCCTGATGAAAGCCAGTTTTAACGAGGGAGGCGTCTGTGCGCGCCGGGCCCACAGGGACCTCACATCACCTacactgtatgaaaaaaaaaaaagccaaaggGTTGCATAGATTGGGATTAGGAAGAGAATAAGAAAAGGTGGAGAggagttgaaaaaaaaacagattgagcatgttttttttttctatttcccctcctcctctttcctctccaaGCTCATTTAAAGATTCCATTTCCCTCGTCTCCCACAGCCCACTTCATCTTTCTTCCTCAACATCCCTTGTTTTCCCTTAACCAGATTTCACATACTTCAAATTAATTGGGTATCAAAGGAAGGCAGCTGGGGGAGACTCAGTAACAAGACTGGGGAGCACATGAAGTGAAGTTTTCtcgtgtgtatttatttatttgcttgtgttatgtgtgtaaattttctcctcttttctacGTCAGGTCACAGCAAGGCAGTGCGAGACATTTGCTACAACAACACCGGCACCCAGTTCCTCAGCGCTGCTTATGACCGCTACCTCAAACTCTGGGACACTGAGACAGGTAGGCTGTACTCTCCTATTcctcacacagccacacacGCAGTTTGTCCAGAACAATGGAATCAAGGAAAACGTACACCACATGAACATCTCACTCATACACCTATTTGAATGTCTTTGTGAGGAaataccaaagaaaaaaaatgcagtatg is a window from the Thunnus thynnus chromosome 18, fThuThy2.1, whole genome shotgun sequence genome containing:
- the cdc40 gene encoding pre-mRNA-processing factor 17 encodes the protein MSAAVSSLVSYGSNSDSEDESESNTDTEKVDPMNPDATAHLKPLQSGHTMSVAVLNSAPEVAVKEAVETGVHLDPSLKEVAYNPTYETMFAPEFGPVNPFKTQQMAAPRNMLSGYAEPAHVNDFMFEQQRRTFSTYGYALDPSVDTHEVTTSSYIGAVDEAEKNKGLTVFESGHKKSEKRKKIKGGDAAEIDNFLGPWAKYIDEKDVAKPSEDEQKELDEITAKRQKKGRNEEDAPAEEKTILHVKDMYDYQGRSYLHVPQDVGINLRSAEAPDKCYLPKKQIHVWSGHTKGVSAIRLFPSSGHLLLSSSMDCKIKLWEVYGERRCIRTFIGHSKAVRDICYNNTGTQFLSAAYDRYLKLWDTETGQCISRFTNRKVPYCVKFNPDEEKQNLFVAGMSDKKIVQWDIRTGEVVQEYDRHLGAVNTITFVDENRRFVSTSDDKSLRVWEWDIPVDFKYIAEPSMHSMPAVTLSPNGKWLACQSMDNQILIFGAQNRFRLNKKKVFKGHMVAGYACQVDFSPDMSYVVSGDADGKLNIWDWKTTKLYHRIKAHDKVCISALWHPHETSKVITCGWDGQIKLWD